In the genome of bacterium, one region contains:
- a CDS encoding dTDP-4-dehydrorhamnose 3,5-epimerase family protein: protein MFKKGTVDGVIVKDIKKWIDDRGWLLELFRNDELHEEFFPAMAYVSQSLPDVARGPHEHKEQADLFCFVGPSNFKVWMWDNRPQSPTFNHKMVLFVGEDNPKFIVIPPGVVHAYKNIGGKHGIVINCPNRLYAGKGRKEPVDEIRHEEDSNTIFKLE, encoded by the coding sequence ATGTTTAAAAAAGGCACTGTTGACGGCGTTATCGTTAAAGATATTAAGAAATGGATTGATGATCGGGGCTGGCTTTTGGAACTTTTTAGGAATGATGAGCTCCATGAGGAATTTTTTCCGGCAATGGCCTATGTATCTCAAAGCTTGCCCGATGTTGCACGTGGCCCGCACGAACATAAAGAACAAGCCGATTTATTCTGTTTTGTAGGACCGTCTAATTTCAAAGTATGGATGTGGGACAATCGCCCCCAATCGCCTACGTTTAATCATAAAATGGTTCTGTTCGTTGGGGAAGATAATCCCAAATTCATCGTCATTCCGCCCGGCGTCGTTCACGCCTATAAGAATATTGGTGGTAAACACGGTATCGTCATTAATTGCCCGAACCGTCTGTATGCCGGGAAAGGACGCAAAGAACCTGTCGATGAAATCCGACATGAAGAGGATTCAAATACGATTTTTAAATTGGAATAA
- a CDS encoding polyprenyl synthetase family protein, producing the protein MTIKEIFEPIEDEIEVFKKKFKERLTSNIKIVDTIARYVVSSRGKNLRPMLVLMCSKMCGGTLDEKSYRAAITIELVHTATLVHDDVVDGSDMRRGLPSINAIWKNKMAVLMGDYLLANALISIVDIRSFDAMMLLSEATKRASQGELLQIDKSRKLDIDEPTYLQIINDKTGALISAACELGAITTTGAEIDREALKKFGDYVGMAFQIKDDLFDFEGEQSVIGKTKGRDLKEQKITMPLIYALKQAKPEESKHILKKIKKSVSRSDVNAIIAFTQHYGGLDYAKKRLQDYSNQAVASLNHFKDSPAKDGLKKFIQYNMERTK; encoded by the coding sequence ATGACGATTAAGGAAATATTTGAACCGATTGAAGACGAAATAGAAGTATTCAAAAAAAAATTTAAAGAACGTCTTACATCCAATATTAAAATCGTCGATACGATCGCCCGATACGTCGTCTCTTCACGCGGAAAAAATTTACGACCGATGTTGGTTCTCATGTGCAGTAAAATGTGCGGAGGAACTCTGGATGAAAAATCCTATCGAGCGGCCATTACGATTGAGTTAGTGCATACGGCTACGTTGGTGCATGACGATGTTGTCGATGGATCCGACATGCGGCGCGGTTTGCCATCGATTAATGCGATTTGGAAAAATAAAATGGCTGTCCTTATGGGCGATTATTTGCTCGCCAATGCATTGATCAGCATCGTCGATATCAGAAGTTTCGATGCCATGATGTTGTTATCCGAAGCCACCAAGCGCGCCAGTCAGGGTGAACTGCTCCAGATCGATAAGAGCCGGAAATTGGATATTGACGAGCCGACGTATTTGCAAATTATTAACGATAAAACAGGCGCACTCATTTCCGCTGCTTGCGAATTAGGCGCCATTACAACAACTGGTGCCGAAATTGATCGTGAGGCTTTGAAGAAATTCGGCGATTATGTCGGTATGGCGTTTCAGATCAAAGACGATTTGTTTGATTTTGAAGGTGAACAATCGGTTATCGGTAAAACCAAAGGCCGCGATCTAAAAGAACAGAAAATCACTATGCCTTTGATTTATGCATTAAAACAGGCAAAGCCCGAAGAATCCAAACACATTTTGAAGAAAATTAAAAAAAGTGTTAGCCGTTCGGACGTTAATGCGATTATAGCGTTTACACAACATTACGGAGGATTAGATTACGCGAAGAAAAGATTGCAGGACTATTCCAATCAAGCTGTAGCCAGTTTGAATCATTTCAAAGATTCACCGGCGAAAGACGGTTTGAAGAAATTTATTCAATACAATATGGAACGAACCAAATAA
- the groEL gene encoding chaperonin GroEL (60 kDa chaperone family; promotes refolding of misfolded polypeptides especially under stressful conditions; forms two stacked rings of heptamers to form a barrel-shaped 14mer; ends can be capped by GroES; misfolded proteins enter the barrel where they are refolded when GroES binds; many bacteria have multiple copies of the groEL gene which are active under different environmental conditions; the B.japonicum protein in this cluster is expressed constitutively; in Rhodobacter, Corynebacterium and Rhizobium this protein is essential for growth), with protein MAAKEIVFDVDARAKLKKGIDVLANAVKVTLGPQGRNVLIDKKFGAPTVTKDGVTVAKEIELEDPIENMGA; from the coding sequence ATGGCAGCTAAAGAAATCGTATTTGATGTCGACGCGCGTGCCAAGCTGAAAAAAGGGATCGACGTTTTGGCCAATGCGGTCAAAGTCACGCTCGGCCCCCAGGGACGCAACGTTTTGATCGATAAAAAATTCGGTGCGCCGACCGTTACCAAAGACGGCGTTACCGTAGCCAAAGAAATCGAACTCGAAGATCCGATTGAAAATATGGGCGC
- a CDS encoding shikimate kinase, with protein MKEKIYLCGFMGSGKSTVGRLLAQKMNRLFIDTDAMIESESGKTISEIFNQFGEKEFRRLESDVIHRCSQQKEACIIALGGGSLINPRNLHYVRSTGYLIYLKTELPLLADRLKDAQHRPLLQFGEVEFLFKQREQGYLQADWICDCADFNASRVTDSIEEYLMKNFQKN; from the coding sequence ATGAAAGAAAAAATTTATCTTTGCGGCTTCATGGGAAGCGGTAAGTCGACTGTCGGCAGGTTGTTGGCTCAAAAAATGAATCGACTTTTCATCGATACCGATGCGATGATTGAATCAGAATCCGGAAAAACAATCAGCGAGATTTTCAACCAATTCGGTGAAAAAGAATTTCGCCGTTTGGAATCGGATGTTATTCACCGCTGTTCCCAACAAAAAGAAGCATGTATTATTGCGCTGGGAGGGGGAAGTTTAATCAATCCGCGCAATCTACATTACGTTCGATCTACCGGTTATTTGATTTATTTGAAAACCGAACTTCCTTTGCTCGCAGACCGCTTAAAGGATGCGCAACATCGGCCACTTCTACAATTCGGGGAGGTAGAGTTCTTATTTAAACAGCGTGAACAAGGGTATCTTCAGGCGGACTGGATATGCGATTGTGCAGATTTTAATGCCTCAAGGGTAACTGATTCGATTGAGGAATATCTTATGAAAAATTTTCAAAAAAATTAG
- a CDS encoding septum formation initiator family protein codes for MTMDAESLLRDEALLLKKKKRRKIVLWAVAVIASLTVIGGNYGLYQIMKINNQRSALVQSIEKLKQEQTALLQEREKLKSDLKHIEKVAREKYGMVREGERVYQVIPKDKKQ; via the coding sequence ATGACCATGGATGCCGAAAGTCTTTTGCGTGACGAAGCGTTGCTGCTGAAAAAAAAGAAACGCCGCAAAATTGTTTTATGGGCGGTGGCAGTCATAGCTTCGTTAACCGTTATTGGTGGTAATTACGGACTATACCAAATCATGAAAATAAACAATCAGCGATCGGCCTTGGTACAATCGATTGAAAAATTGAAACAAGAACAAACCGCATTACTGCAGGAACGTGAAAAATTAAAATCCGATTTGAAACATATCGAAAAAGTTGCTCGTGAAAAATACGGTATGGTACGTGAAGGCGAACGCGTATATCAAGTCATTCCAAAAGACAAAAAACAATAG
- the dacB gene encoding D-alanyl-D-alanine carboxypeptidase/D-alanyl-D-alanine-endopeptidase, with protein sequence MEMIFSQKLFKESSVGFYAKSLKSGQVLHQYNETKLLSTASCMKLVTTAAALDKWGTNRQFRTGFYSDGKLENGVLKGNLFVKGFGDPYLVTEKLLKFIYHLKAAGWTSITGDIIADDSFLSDSPNAETNDRAYSAIGGALGFNFNTVTVFVRPGKKSGDSAQVFVEPISNLFTIVNNAKTGDSNSTTIDNYKVSIQFNKTSMTISVYGVIGIDEKELEIYKRVDDPTRYTATVIQETLKQFGISVQGKIRNGRVPMDAVPLYDLSSYDLSYIISGVNKWSNNYVAGQLLMIMGAEEFGEPGNDEKGIRAIKPFISKVGISDNEIIMVDGSGLDARNKMTASAIVRLLEYMYNSQWSSEYMSSLSIAGVDGTERKRFKKNGGPAEASRLKIGYLWGVSTLSGFIESKNGDRIAFAILTNDFPKEYYESVKQLEDQACKILYEL encoded by the coding sequence ATGGAGATGATTTTCTCGCAAAAACTTTTCAAAGAATCCTCGGTTGGATTTTATGCGAAATCGCTGAAATCAGGGCAAGTGCTTCACCAGTACAATGAAACGAAATTGTTGAGTACAGCCTCGTGTATGAAATTGGTCACAACGGCAGCGGCCTTAGATAAATGGGGAACTAATCGTCAGTTTAGAACCGGTTTTTATTCCGACGGAAAGTTAGAAAATGGCGTCTTGAAGGGAAATTTATTTGTCAAAGGTTTTGGTGATCCGTATTTAGTAACGGAAAAACTACTGAAGTTTATTTATCACCTTAAAGCGGCGGGTTGGACATCGATCACCGGTGACATCATCGCTGATGACAGTTTTTTGAGCGATTCACCCAATGCCGAGACCAATGATCGTGCTTATTCAGCCATTGGTGGTGCGTTGGGTTTTAATTTCAATACGGTTACGGTATTTGTTCGGCCCGGCAAAAAATCAGGTGACTCCGCACAGGTTTTTGTAGAACCTATTTCTAATTTGTTTACTATAGTCAACAACGCCAAAACCGGCGATTCCAATTCTACAACCATTGACAATTATAAAGTATCGATTCAATTCAATAAAACTTCGATGACCATAAGCGTTTATGGCGTTATCGGGATTGACGAAAAGGAATTGGAAATATATAAACGTGTGGATGACCCAACGCGATATACCGCAACCGTTATCCAGGAAACATTAAAGCAATTTGGAATTTCGGTACAAGGAAAAATTCGTAATGGCCGCGTGCCGATGGATGCAGTACCTTTGTATGATTTGTCTTCTTATGATTTATCGTACATCATTTCTGGTGTTAACAAATGGAGCAACAACTATGTTGCCGGCCAGCTATTGATGATCATGGGCGCGGAGGAATTTGGTGAACCGGGAAATGATGAAAAAGGTATTCGGGCCATTAAGCCGTTCATAAGCAAGGTTGGCATCAGCGACAATGAGATTATAATGGTCGACGGTTCCGGTCTGGATGCGCGCAATAAAATGACTGCATCCGCAATCGTGCGGCTGCTTGAGTACATGTACAACTCACAATGGTCTTCGGAATATATGTCTTCATTGAGCATTGCCGGCGTAGACGGGACGGAAAGAAAAAGATTCAAAAAAAACGGTGGTCCGGCAGAAGCCAGCCGCCTGAAAATCGGTTATTTGTGGGGCGTGAGTACGTTGAGTGGATTTATTGAATCAAAAAATGGCGATCGAATTGCCTTTGCCATTTTGACCAACGATTTTCCAAAAGAATATTATGAAAGTGTGAAACAACTGGAAGATCAGGCTTGCAAAATTTTATATGAACTATGA
- a CDS encoding co-chaperone GroES: MKLKPLGDRVIVEPMEAEEKTASGLIIPDSAKEKPQVGKVVAAGPGKKDEPLTVKAGDMVLYGKYSGTEVSYDNKKYLIMHEADILAIQG; this comes from the coding sequence ATGAAACTGAAACCTTTAGGCGACAGAGTGATCGTTGAACCTATGGAAGCGGAAGAAAAAACTGCCAGCGGTCTGATCATTCCCGATTCAGCCAAAGAGAAACCTCAAGTCGGTAAAGTCGTGGCTGCAGGTCCCGGCAAAAAAGACGAACCTTTAACAGTCAAAGCTGGCGACATGGTTTTGTATGGCAAATATTCCGGTACGGAAGTATCGTATGACAACAAAAAATATTTGATCATGCATGAAGCCGATATTCTTGCCATTCAAGGTTGA
- the eno gene encoding phosphopyruvate hydratase, which yields MSHIHQIYAREVLDSRGNPTVEVEVFLESGAMGRAIVPSGASTGEHEAVELRDGDKLRYLGKGVQKAVKNVNTILAKKLVHMEAAEQAVIDHTMIALDGTPNKGKLGANAILGVSLAVARAMAVELGIALYRYIGGIQARTLPVPMMNIINGGAHADNNVDFQEFMVMPVGASSFSEGLRMGAEIFHHLKTVLKSKKYNTAVGDEGGFAPNLKSNDEALEVILEAIHAAGYKSGKEVMIALDPASSEFFDGSKYVLKKSDGSKKSSEQMVKFYENWVRQYPIISIEDGMAENDWKGWKMLTDAIGDKVQLVGDDLFVTNPKFLSKGISQGVANSILVKVNQIGTLTETIDAVHMAHKAGYTAVISHRSGESEDTTIADIAVALNCGQIKTGSASRTDRIAKYNQLLRIEEHLGASAVYLGRRAFKI from the coding sequence ATGAGCCATATTCATCAAATTTATGCGCGTGAAGTTTTAGATTCCCGAGGCAATCCAACGGTTGAAGTAGAGGTATTTTTGGAAAGCGGCGCAATGGGACGAGCTATCGTTCCCAGCGGCGCTTCAACCGGCGAACATGAGGCAGTAGAATTACGCGACGGGGATAAATTGCGTTATCTCGGAAAAGGCGTGCAAAAGGCCGTTAAAAATGTCAATACTATACTTGCCAAAAAACTAGTTCATATGGAAGCCGCCGAACAAGCAGTAATCGATCACACAATGATCGCGCTTGACGGAACGCCGAACAAAGGGAAATTAGGAGCTAATGCCATTTTAGGAGTTAGTTTGGCCGTAGCACGGGCGATGGCCGTTGAGCTCGGCATCGCGCTGTACCGTTATATTGGCGGTATTCAAGCGCGAACTCTGCCTGTGCCAATGATGAATATTATCAATGGCGGTGCGCATGCCGATAATAATGTCGATTTCCAGGAATTTATGGTCATGCCTGTCGGTGCCTCAAGCTTTTCAGAAGGATTGCGTATGGGAGCCGAAATTTTCCATCATTTGAAAACCGTTTTGAAATCCAAAAAATATAACACAGCCGTCGGTGATGAAGGTGGATTCGCTCCTAATTTAAAATCGAATGACGAAGCGTTGGAAGTAATTTTAGAAGCCATTCATGCCGCCGGTTATAAATCGGGGAAGGAAGTAATGATTGCACTCGACCCCGCATCGAGTGAATTCTTTGACGGCAGTAAATATGTTTTAAAAAAATCGGACGGATCGAAAAAATCATCCGAACAAATGGTTAAATTTTACGAAAACTGGGTGCGGCAATATCCTATCATTTCAATCGAAGACGGCATGGCAGAAAACGATTGGAAAGGTTGGAAAATGTTGACGGATGCAATTGGCGATAAAGTACAATTGGTCGGTGATGACTTATTTGTAACTAATCCGAAGTTTTTATCCAAAGGAATTAGCCAAGGTGTTGCGAATTCTATTTTGGTAAAAGTTAATCAGATCGGGACTTTGACAGAAACTATTGATGCCGTGCACATGGCGCACAAAGCCGGCTATACGGCTGTGATTAGCCACCGTTCAGGCGAAAGCGAAGATACGACCATTGCCGATATAGCCGTCGCGCTCAATTGCGGGCAAATTAAAACCGGTTCGGCTTCGCGCACCGATCGCATCGCCAAATACAATCAATTGCTTCGTATTGAAGAACATTTAGGCGCCAGCGCCGTGTATCTAGGACGGCGTGCGTTTAAAATTTAA
- a CDS encoding DMT family transporter codes for MLKNDYFKGVFFICLAALFWSSAGLMIKWVQLPSLQIALFRSLIAGIFLGGYIFFQIKFRKIPFTMYFNKWALITAICYTFTVSLFVMANKLTTSANAVFLQYTSPVTVILVSYFILKERIYFLEIVTVAVCLVGMALFFADEEKSTALIGNIIGMLSGVAFALLQVSVKRSEEHAQAGDVTTDQRVSDLRGVYHLMLGNAMTVVVLFIAITVLMQTSSGGPLAGIAGEEFNLGSNDVLGLLFLGVIQLGCGYLCFAKGVHYISNVEIAIYTLLEPICNPIWTFLGTGEVPGFWAVIGGMLVLGAMMVNSVFGRKR; via the coding sequence ATGTTAAAAAACGATTATTTCAAAGGCGTATTTTTCATTTGTCTGGCCGCTTTGTTTTGGAGCAGTGCAGGACTTATGATCAAATGGGTGCAATTGCCATCACTTCAAATTGCGTTGTTTCGATCATTGATCGCAGGAATCTTTTTGGGTGGTTACATTTTTTTTCAGATTAAGTTCAGGAAAATTCCCTTTACAATGTATTTCAACAAATGGGCATTGATTACGGCGATCTGCTATACATTTACTGTTTCTTTATTCGTAATGGCCAATAAACTGACGACTTCGGCTAATGCGGTTTTTTTGCAATATACATCGCCGGTCACGGTCATTTTGGTTTCGTATTTTATTCTAAAAGAACGGATATATTTTCTGGAAATAGTTACGGTTGCAGTGTGCCTGGTTGGAATGGCTCTCTTTTTTGCAGACGAGGAAAAATCAACTGCTTTGATCGGCAATATCATCGGGATGTTGTCGGGTGTGGCTTTTGCGCTGCTACAGGTATCAGTCAAACGGTCGGAAGAACACGCGCAAGCCGGTGATGTCACAACTGATCAAAGGGTCAGCGATCTTCGCGGCGTATATCATCTTATGCTGGGTAATGCGATGACAGTGGTCGTTTTATTCATAGCGATTACCGTACTGATGCAGACAAGTTCTGGAGGACCGTTGGCAGGCATTGCAGGTGAAGAATTTAATTTGGGCAGTAATGATGTTTTAGGATTACTTTTTCTTGGCGTTATTCAATTGGGTTGCGGTTATCTTTGTTTTGCGAAAGGCGTTCACTATATTTCGAATGTTGAGATTGCTATCTATACGCTTTTGGAACCGATCTGCAATCCGATCTGGACATTTTTGGGAACCGGGGAGGTACCGGGATTTTGGGCCGTTATTGGTGGGATGCTGGTACTTGGCGCTATGATGGTTAATTCTGTTTTTGGCAGAAAACGATGA